From a single Balearica regulorum gibbericeps isolate bBalReg1 chromosome 11, bBalReg1.pri, whole genome shotgun sequence genomic region:
- the LOC104636798 gene encoding uncharacterized protein LOC104636798 isoform X1, translated as MWPFWGLDLTRVRCDLLFTEAINQRMQVPNRLKVADSFRPVDEEPVTEDVPPSFRMHIPDKISLAEISDASLRPILLNQQRKVPSVTVHMSPDSAVQPTHLGEFPFLHIASRSSSQKRKRSGHHSSRLRWERTPSDCTQLALHSPGQHRKWLDACPLPACSAPFPLLAETGRFYSIQNIFQTMYHLGQVLFCHVQGSLQDTVPSRCLQFILSHLSVTLQGLAFTLLRHEPGMSSVNCRAQEQAGPAWLPQILLLTCPVCQLWVPGPGALVQPA; from the exons ATGTGGCCATTTTGGGGACTGGACCTGACCCGAGTCCGCTGTGACCTGCTCTTCACAGAAGCCATCAATCAAAGGATGCAGGTTCCCAACAGGCTGAAAGTAGCAGATAGCTTCAGACCTGTGGACGAGGAGCCAGTGACAGAGGATGTCCCTCCTTCCTTTCGGATGCACATCCCCGATAAGATTTCTCTTGCAG AAATATCAGATGCCAGTTTGAGGCCCATCCTGCTGAACCAGCAAAGGAAGGTCCCCTCTGTCACGGTGCATATGTCCCCGGACTCCGCTGTGCAGCCCACACACCTCGGGGAGTTCCCTTTTTTGCACATAGCCAGCAGATCAAGCTCCCAGAAACGCAAACGATCG GGCCATCACAGCAGCAGGTTGCGGTGGGAGAGGACTCCAAGTGACTGTACCCAGCTGGCCTTGCACAGCCCAGGCCAGCACCGTAAGTG GCTGGATGCGTGCCCCCTGCCTGCATGCAGTGCCCCATTCCCCCTCCTCGCAGAGACAGGCAGGTTCTACTCCATACAGAACATCTTCCAGACCATGTACCACCTTGGCCAGGTGCTGTTCTGCCATGTCCAGGGGTCTCTGCAAGATACAGTGCCATCCAGGTGTCTTCAGTTCATCTTAAGCCACCTCTCTGTCACTCTGCAAGGACTTGCATTTACCTTGCTAAGGCATGAGCCAGGCATGAGCTCTGTTAACTGCAGGGCGCAGGAGCAGGCTGGTCCTGCATGGTTGCCCCAGATTCTCCTcctcacctgtcctgtctgccAGCTCTGGGTGCCTGGCCCAGGAGCGCTGGTGCAGCCAGCCTAA
- the PRRG3 gene encoding transmembrane gamma-carboxyglutamic acid protein 3 yields MAMFLGARNAHSMLKRFPRANGFLEEIRQGTIERECIEEVCSYEEVKEVFENKEKTMEFWKGYTNSVYSVKDPGHSTERSDAMYVVVPLLGVALLIVIALFIIWRCQLQKATRHRPSYAQNRYLASRTGRSLPRVMVYRERSQSQGETQYQREASNRVAGDRRAGGTPQQDGTLYPLEHSVSVLSRLSSAIPPPSYDEVTGHPESSSEETSVSYNDPPPKYEEIVAAASVTGK; encoded by the exons ATGGCAA TGTTCTTGGGGGCCAGGAATGCCCACTCGATGCTGAAGCGCTTTCCCCGAGCCAATGGCTTCCTGGAGGAGATCCGGCAGGGCACTATTGAGCGGGAGTGCATTGAGGAGGTCTGCAGCTATGAGGAGGTCAAGGAAGTGTTCGAGAACAAGGAGAAAACG ATGGAGTTTTGGAAGGGCTACACCAACTCTGTCTACTCTGTCAAGGACCCTGGGCACAGCACAGAACGTTCAGATGCTATGTACGTGGTGGTGCCCCTCTTGGGAGTGGCTCTTCTGATAGTCATCGCCCTTTTCATCATCTGGAGGTGCCAGCTTCAAAAGGCTACCCGCCACCGCCCTTCCTATGCCCAGAATCGTTACCTGGCCAGCCGAACAGGACGCAGCCTCCCCAGGGTTATGGTGTACCGGGAGCGGTCGCAAAGTCAAGGGGAAACCCAGTATCAGCGAGAAGCGAGCAACCGTGTGGCTGGAgacaggagggctgggggcaccccCCAGCAAGATGGCACCCTCTACCCACTGGAACATTCAGTCTCTGTCCTCTCCAGACTGTCCAGTGCCATCCCTCCACCTTCATATGACGAGGTGACGGGCCACCCAGAGAGCAGCAGTGAAGAGACCAGTGTCTCCTACAATGACCCACCACCAAAGTATGAAGAGATCGTCGCTGCTGCCTCTGTCACAGGCAAATAG
- the LOC104636798 gene encoding uncharacterized protein LOC104636798 isoform X2, with product MWPFWGLDLTRVRCDLLFTEAINQRMQVPNRLKVADSFRPVDEEPVTEDVPPSFRMHIPDKISLAEISDASLRPILLNQQRKVPSVTVHMSPDSAVQPTHLGEFPFLHIASRSSSQKRKRSGHHSSRLRWERTPSDCTQLALHSPGQHRKWLDACPLPACSAPFPLLAETGRFYSIQNIFQTMYHLGQVLFCHVQGSLQDTVPSRQANRSD from the exons ATGTGGCCATTTTGGGGACTGGACCTGACCCGAGTCCGCTGTGACCTGCTCTTCACAGAAGCCATCAATCAAAGGATGCAGGTTCCCAACAGGCTGAAAGTAGCAGATAGCTTCAGACCTGTGGACGAGGAGCCAGTGACAGAGGATGTCCCTCCTTCCTTTCGGATGCACATCCCCGATAAGATTTCTCTTGCAG AAATATCAGATGCCAGTTTGAGGCCCATCCTGCTGAACCAGCAAAGGAAGGTCCCCTCTGTCACGGTGCATATGTCCCCGGACTCCGCTGTGCAGCCCACACACCTCGGGGAGTTCCCTTTTTTGCACATAGCCAGCAGATCAAGCTCCCAGAAACGCAAACGATCG GGCCATCACAGCAGCAGGTTGCGGTGGGAGAGGACTCCAAGTGACTGTACCCAGCTGGCCTTGCACAGCCCAGGCCAGCACCGTAAGTG GCTGGATGCGTGCCCCCTGCCTGCATGCAGTGCCCCATTCCCCCTCCTCGCAGAGACAGGCAGGTTCTACTCCATACAGAACATCTTCCAGACCATGTACCACCTTGGCCAGGTGCTGTTCTGCCATGTCCAGGGGTCTCTGCAAGATACAGTGCCATCCAG GCAGGCCAACAGATCTGATTAG